A genome region from Cystobacter fuscus DSM 2262 includes the following:
- a CDS encoding YgaP-like transmembrane domain has protein sequence MLMGWIASRTGRWTRMLAGASLVVGGLARRSGSGRVMALLGLLPLVEGAFDVCVLGPLFGLPIQGEAIRRKAGRIGEDSLLPHPPLFPSDRPLLLH, from the coding sequence ATGTTGATGGGATGGATCGCATCGAGGACGGGGCGCTGGACACGCATGCTGGCGGGCGCCTCGCTGGTGGTGGGAGGGCTCGCCCGGAGGTCCGGCTCGGGACGGGTGATGGCGCTGCTGGGCCTGCTTCCCCTGGTCGAGGGGGCGTTCGACGTCTGTGTCCTGGGCCCCCTCTTCGGTCTGCCCATCCAGGGCGAGGCCATCCGCCGCAAGGCGGGACGCATCGGCGAGGACTCGCTCCTGCCTCACCCGCCGCTGTTCCCGTCGGATCGCCCCTTGTTGCTGCACTGA
- a CDS encoding ornithine cyclodeaminase family protein, with protein sequence MSTLLLSHTDVLRSMEALPLLEDMRAAFRVDAERRLAEPQLLLSSPPGQATLEVSFPGTLSGLAASTVKVLSRASGPTASRQGVVHLYELETGALLAIMDAGHLMALRTGVVGALAADVLARPDSSRVALLGAGPAASMQLKSLRLVRSLQHVRVYDEDVARSVDFAARMYQALNLPVRPALSVEEAVEDADIVVISMASREPLLLPGMLRGGTHVTVLDADAPESVALSAGLLRQSTFFCDHRELNARQGAPARVGLGVDIIHAELGEVLAGQKPGRGDASQVTVFGSVGLPFQDLVAAWHVYQGARGDDSVRRMDFGA encoded by the coding sequence ATGAGCACCCTGCTTCTCAGCCACACCGATGTCCTCCGGTCCATGGAGGCCCTCCCCCTGCTGGAGGACATGCGCGCCGCGTTCCGCGTGGACGCCGAGCGCCGACTCGCCGAGCCCCAGCTTCTCCTCTCCTCCCCACCGGGCCAGGCCACGCTGGAGGTCTCTTTTCCCGGCACCCTGTCCGGTCTCGCCGCTTCCACCGTGAAGGTGCTGTCGCGGGCGTCCGGGCCCACGGCCTCCCGCCAGGGCGTGGTTCACCTGTACGAGCTCGAGACGGGGGCGCTCCTGGCCATCATGGACGCGGGCCACCTCATGGCGCTGCGCACCGGGGTGGTGGGGGCGCTGGCGGCGGACGTGCTCGCCCGGCCCGACTCGTCCCGGGTGGCGCTGCTGGGCGCCGGGCCCGCGGCGTCCATGCAGCTCAAGAGCCTGCGGCTGGTGCGCAGCCTCCAGCACGTGCGCGTGTATGACGAGGACGTGGCGCGCTCGGTGGACTTCGCCGCCCGCATGTACCAGGCGCTCAACCTCCCGGTGCGGCCCGCCCTGTCCGTGGAGGAGGCGGTGGAGGACGCGGACATCGTCGTCATCTCCATGGCCTCGCGCGAGCCCTTGCTCCTGCCCGGCATGTTGCGCGGGGGCACGCACGTCACCGTGCTGGACGCGGACGCGCCGGAGTCCGTGGCCCTCTCCGCCGGGCTCTTGCGCCAGTCCACCTTCTTCTGTGATCACCGCGAGCTCAATGCCCGTCAGGGCGCGCCCGCGCGCGTGGGCCTCGGGGTGGACATCATCCACGCGGAGCTGGGCGAGGTGCTGGCCGGCCAGAAACCCGGCCGCGGCGACGCGAGCCAGGTCACCGTCTTCGGCTCGGTGGGGCTGCCCTTCCAGGATCTGGTCGCCGCCTGGCACGTCTACCAGGGCGCGCGAGGCGACGACTCCGTGCGGCGCATGGACTTCGGCGCCTGA
- a CDS encoding ATP-binding protein produces MQEKGEHSSDESHDLADSLRRHREDILRHWERAVAEHQPDGLVREALLHAYLPGFLERMADVLEHPPAEGQLARFIPDEHTLHHLEAGLEPDRVALEFGLLRHCLHQHLAHVGGFAQWALLHESIDQGILRATSLYTTMRDRMLEALERVSEAAVTNQDVDTFLTRLLNILLECSVSVDGAAILLSDKAELRLRAAVGLGAKESLESNIHLPLDAGLTGQVATQRRPILVRMASTHPEVRSDLVRRLGVRAVYSVPLLQGERLIGVAHMGSRTLFDFTESDKQLFRTLMTRALNFIVKAESIEREQAARAEAQRLLSLMDTLVEACPVGLCLMDRELRFICINDTLARLNGHVTKQHLGRPLREMAPDWVAALIEPHFRRVLEEGQPICDHEFTSPPWKEGPEQHWLCHYYPVRNADGEVDGVGCVLVNITQQKRVEAELRRAGELRERLIGVVGHDLRNPLNAISISAGLLRREENLEADALRAVERIRASAARMARMLNDILDFARSNTSEGLPVHRERVNLHELCRSALEELQVAYANQRLELDARGDGWGWWDPDRLTQVVGNLVSNAVQHGREGTPVRVEVRDEGNDVLLAVHNEGEPIAPELRPALFQPFRHGARGKASSRSVGLGLYIVQQVAHAHGGETQVNSSEHGHTVFTVRLPRGG; encoded by the coding sequence ATGCAGGAGAAGGGTGAGCATTCCTCGGACGAATCACACGACCTGGCGGACTCCCTCCGGCGGCATCGCGAGGACATCCTGCGCCACTGGGAAAGGGCCGTGGCGGAGCACCAACCGGACGGGCTGGTACGGGAGGCGCTGTTGCACGCCTACCTGCCCGGCTTCCTCGAGCGGATGGCGGACGTGTTGGAGCACCCTCCGGCCGAGGGACAGCTGGCCCGGTTCATCCCCGACGAGCACACCCTGCACCACCTGGAAGCGGGCCTGGAGCCGGATCGAGTCGCCCTGGAGTTCGGGCTGTTGCGCCACTGCCTCCACCAGCACCTGGCCCATGTGGGTGGCTTCGCGCAGTGGGCATTGCTCCACGAGAGCATCGATCAAGGCATCCTCCGCGCCACCTCGCTCTACACGACCATGCGCGACCGGATGCTCGAGGCGCTGGAGCGCGTGTCCGAGGCGGCCGTCACGAATCAGGACGTCGACACCTTCTTGACCCGGTTGCTGAACATCCTGCTGGAGTGCTCGGTGTCGGTGGATGGCGCCGCCATCCTGCTGAGCGACAAGGCGGAGCTTCGGCTGCGCGCCGCGGTGGGTCTCGGTGCGAAGGAGTCCTTGGAGTCCAACATCCACCTTCCGCTCGACGCGGGGCTCACCGGCCAGGTGGCCACCCAACGCCGTCCGATCCTCGTGCGCATGGCGTCCACCCATCCCGAGGTGCGCTCGGACCTCGTCCGTCGGCTCGGCGTGCGCGCCGTCTACAGCGTGCCCCTGCTCCAGGGCGAGCGGCTCATCGGCGTGGCGCACATGGGCTCGAGAACCCTCTTCGACTTCACCGAGTCCGACAAACAACTCTTCCGCACCCTGATGACGCGCGCCCTCAACTTCATCGTGAAGGCGGAGTCGATCGAGCGGGAACAAGCCGCGCGGGCCGAGGCCCAGCGTCTGCTGTCCCTGATGGACACGCTGGTGGAAGCGTGTCCGGTGGGCCTGTGCCTCATGGACCGGGAGCTGCGCTTCATCTGCATCAACGACACCCTGGCCCGGCTCAACGGCCACGTGACGAAGCAGCATCTGGGAAGACCCTTGCGCGAGATGGCGCCCGACTGGGTCGCCGCGCTGATCGAGCCCCACTTCCGCCGGGTCCTGGAGGAGGGCCAACCCATCTGCGACCATGAGTTCACCAGCCCGCCCTGGAAGGAGGGCCCCGAGCAGCACTGGCTCTGCCACTACTACCCGGTGCGCAACGCGGACGGCGAGGTGGACGGGGTGGGCTGCGTGTTGGTGAACATCACCCAGCAGAAGCGGGTGGAGGCGGAGCTGCGCCGGGCGGGCGAGCTGCGCGAGCGGCTCATCGGCGTGGTGGGGCATGACCTGCGCAACCCGCTCAACGCCATCAGCATCTCGGCCGGGCTGCTGCGGCGCGAGGAGAACCTGGAAGCGGACGCGCTGCGGGCGGTGGAGCGCATCCGCGCCAGCGCGGCGCGGATGGCGCGGATGCTCAACGACATCCTCGACTTCGCGCGCAGCAACACGAGTGAGGGCCTGCCCGTCCACCGTGAGCGGGTGAACCTGCACGAGCTCTGCCGGAGCGCGCTGGAGGAGCTTCAGGTGGCGTACGCGAACCAGCGGCTGGAGCTGGACGCGCGGGGCGACGGCTGGGGGTGGTGGGATCCGGACCGGCTCACCCAGGTGGTGGGCAACCTGGTGAGCAATGCCGTGCAACACGGACGCGAGGGCACGCCCGTGCGCGTGGAGGTGCGGGACGAGGGAAACGACGTGCTCCTGGCCGTCCACAACGAGGGCGAACCCATCGCCCCCGAGCTGCGCCCGGCGCTCTTCCAGCCCTTCCGCCACGGCGCCAGGGGCAAGGCCAGCTCGCGCAGCGTGGGGTTGGGGCTGTACATCGTCCAGCAGGTGGCCCACGCGCACGGAGGCGAGACCCAGGTGAACTCCAGCGAGCACGGGCACACCGTCTTCACGGTGCGCCTGCCCCGGGGTGGCTAG
- a CDS encoding DUF962 domain-containing protein produces the protein MNERIPTYAEFWPHYLREHALASTRWLHFLGTSVAVCLAGTAALTGRVGLLPAALVAGYGFAWVSHFTLEKNRPATFTYPLWSLVSDFRMAGLMLVGRLDKHLARAGVRDEDDQSGGHLQPIPIPVRSNHHRRHGR, from the coding sequence ATGAACGAGCGAATCCCAACCTACGCTGAGTTCTGGCCCCATTACCTGCGCGAGCACGCCCTGGCGAGCACCCGGTGGTTGCACTTCCTGGGCACCTCCGTCGCGGTCTGCCTGGCGGGCACCGCCGCGCTGACGGGCCGGGTGGGGCTGCTGCCGGCCGCGCTGGTGGCGGGTTACGGTTTCGCCTGGGTGAGCCACTTCACCCTCGAGAAGAACCGTCCGGCGACCTTCACCTATCCGCTGTGGTCGCTCGTCTCGGACTTCCGCATGGCGGGCCTGATGCTCGTGGGCCGCCTGGACAAGCACCTGGCGCGCGCGGGCGTGCGCGACGAGGATGATCAGTCCGGCGGTCACTTACAGCCCATCCCCATCCCCGTGCGCAGCAACCACCACCGCCGCCACGGGCGCTGA
- a CDS encoding acyl-CoA thioesterase — MNDFPVTVRFPIQWSDMDAFGHVNNARYFTWFEAARIAYMTRVGLVGPEMRKPEGKGVGPIVAATNAEYLRPVVYPAELVVGARVSRIGTTSFTMEYAVEDANSGVIYARGGAVLVTLRYADHQKVPVPAGVRAAIEAVEARSFS; from the coding sequence ATGAACGACTTCCCCGTCACCGTGCGCTTTCCCATCCAGTGGTCCGACATGGACGCCTTCGGCCACGTGAACAACGCGCGCTACTTCACCTGGTTCGAGGCGGCGCGCATCGCGTACATGACCCGCGTCGGGCTGGTGGGCCCCGAGATGCGCAAGCCCGAGGGCAAGGGCGTGGGTCCCATCGTCGCCGCGACGAACGCGGAGTACCTGCGCCCGGTCGTCTACCCGGCGGAGCTGGTGGTGGGCGCGCGCGTCTCGCGCATCGGCACGACGAGCTTCACCATGGAGTACGCCGTGGAGGACGCGAACAGCGGGGTGATCTACGCGCGCGGCGGCGCGGTGCTGGTGACCCTGCGCTACGCCGACCACCAGAAGGTGCCCGTGCCCGCCGGGGTGCGTGCCGCCATCGAGGCCGTCGAGGCGCGCTCCTTCTCGTGA
- a CDS encoding metallophosphoesterase family protein, translating into MTRPEPANAPKPSPPKTSEESSSDRILYVPSDRGLMPWKRADMVRWLHPQHLIRSGLDALVASIFGVRADHRLIEAVVRPQAPYFDYSDEAAGEDFWLDYVSDTGDGWNSTYAVARLLAKPELELKDPNGDTHALERGRILVFGGDQVYPGASRDTYEQRLVQPYREAMSRSPEPSPHLFAIPGNHDWYDGLSAFMRLFCADRWFAGRRTRQSRSYFALKLPRGWWLIGTDVQLNSDIDVPQLEYFRQTAASMQPGDRIILCNAEPAWIHAATTPRPRGYMENNLEYLQEKVFGRRISLFLAGDLHHYKRHEDAAGRQKITAGGGGAFMHPTHAPQAQRLRCGSEQKKCFPDEKTSRELTRQNLMLIRHSPFFGLLTGTLYLLLALSAYTELGNHGLLNMHEALRQLAASLVNRPMSLVVGAATLGGLVGFADPALGRWRVTMGLMHGLGHIVCAFLVAWGAMYFTVNTLGICAEPPPQQLAGFIIPGANACAGGWTHMWAKFLLGTFLTFAGGFLVGPFVMGLYLTVSLNRFGAHSNEAFISLAIPDWKNFLRLRIDPEGQLTVFPVGLERVPRKWKATYADRSSPAYDPDDPQATDPLLIEPPVRVMPREQAP; encoded by the coding sequence GTGACACGCCCCGAGCCCGCCAACGCGCCGAAGCCCTCTCCCCCGAAGACGAGCGAGGAGTCCTCGAGCGATCGCATCCTCTATGTGCCCTCGGACCGCGGGCTCATGCCCTGGAAGCGCGCGGACATGGTGCGCTGGCTCCACCCGCAGCACCTCATCCGCTCGGGCCTGGACGCGCTCGTGGCCAGCATCTTCGGCGTGCGCGCGGACCACCGGCTCATCGAGGCCGTGGTGCGTCCGCAGGCCCCCTACTTCGACTACTCGGACGAGGCGGCGGGCGAGGACTTCTGGCTCGACTACGTGTCGGACACCGGGGACGGGTGGAACTCCACCTACGCCGTGGCGCGGCTGCTGGCCAAACCGGAGCTGGAGCTGAAGGATCCGAACGGAGACACCCACGCGCTGGAGCGCGGACGCATCCTCGTGTTCGGTGGCGACCAGGTGTACCCGGGCGCCAGCCGCGACACGTACGAGCAGCGCCTGGTGCAGCCCTACCGCGAGGCCATGTCGCGCTCGCCCGAGCCCAGCCCCCACCTGTTCGCCATCCCCGGCAACCACGACTGGTACGACGGCCTGTCCGCCTTCATGCGGCTGTTCTGCGCGGACCGCTGGTTCGCCGGGCGCCGCACGCGCCAGAGCCGCAGCTACTTCGCCCTCAAGCTGCCGCGCGGCTGGTGGCTCATCGGCACCGACGTCCAGCTCAACAGCGACATCGACGTGCCCCAGCTCGAGTACTTCCGCCAGACGGCCGCGTCCATGCAGCCGGGAGACCGCATCATCCTGTGCAACGCGGAGCCGGCGTGGATCCACGCGGCCACCACGCCCCGGCCCCGGGGCTACATGGAGAACAACCTGGAGTACCTCCAGGAGAAGGTGTTCGGCCGGCGCATCAGCCTCTTTCTCGCCGGGGACCTGCACCACTACAAGCGGCACGAGGACGCCGCGGGCCGGCAGAAGATCACCGCGGGCGGAGGCGGGGCCTTCATGCACCCGACCCACGCCCCCCAGGCGCAGCGGCTGCGCTGCGGGTCCGAGCAGAAGAAGTGCTTTCCCGACGAGAAGACCTCGCGGGAGCTCACGCGCCAGAACCTGATGCTCATCCGCCACAGTCCCTTCTTCGGACTGCTCACGGGCACGCTCTATCTGCTCCTCGCGCTGTCGGCGTACACGGAGCTGGGCAACCACGGGCTGCTGAACATGCACGAGGCCCTGCGGCAGTTGGCCGCCTCGCTGGTGAACCGGCCCATGTCGCTGGTGGTGGGCGCGGCCACGCTCGGGGGGCTGGTGGGGTTCGCGGATCCCGCCCTCGGGCGCTGGCGCGTGACCATGGGGTTGATGCACGGCCTCGGACACATCGTCTGTGCGTTCCTCGTGGCCTGGGGCGCGATGTACTTCACCGTCAACACGCTGGGCATCTGCGCCGAGCCACCGCCTCAACAGCTCGCGGGTTTCATCATCCCCGGCGCCAACGCGTGCGCCGGCGGGTGGACGCACATGTGGGCCAAGTTCCTGCTGGGCACCTTCCTGACCTTCGCGGGCGGCTTCCTCGTGGGCCCCTTCGTCATGGGCCTGTACCTCACGGTGAGCCTCAACCGTTTCGGCGCCCACTCCAACGAGGCCTTCATCTCCCTGGCCATCCCCGACTGGAAGAACTTCCTGCGGCTGCGCATCGACCCGGAGGGACAACTCACCGTGTTCCCCGTGGGCCTGGAGCGCGTGCCCCGCAAGTGGAAGGCGACCTACGCCGATCGCTCCTCGCCCGCCTACGATCCGGATGACCCCCAGGCCACCGACCCCCTCCTCATCGAGCCGCCCGTGCGCGTGATGCCTCGGGAGCAGGCGCCCTAG
- a CDS encoding aldo/keto reductase codes for METRKLGSLEVSVVGLGCNNFGWRLDAQGTATVVDAALDAGINFFDTATLYGEGKSEEFLGRALGKRRSQVLIASKFGHPGEGPGKGAKPAYLQQAIETSLRRLGTDYIDLYQLHMPDPETPIADTLGALDALVRAGKVREIGCSNFSAAQLREAAQAVRPGAARFVSVQNEYSLLHREPEAEVLPESERGQLAFLPYFPLASGLLTGKYRPGQAPPEGSRLSGGGLANRFLTEANIARAEELRRHAESRGHTLLDLAFSWLLARGPVVASVIAGATSAEQVRANVAAAGWRLDAADLAKVDALTRSTSR; via the coding sequence ATGGAGACACGGAAGCTGGGGTCGCTCGAGGTGTCGGTGGTCGGCCTGGGGTGCAACAACTTCGGATGGCGCCTGGACGCCCAGGGCACCGCCACCGTGGTGGACGCCGCGCTCGACGCGGGCATCAACTTCTTCGACACCGCCACCCTCTATGGCGAGGGGAAGAGCGAGGAGTTCCTCGGCCGCGCGCTCGGCAAGCGCCGCAGCCAGGTCCTCATCGCCAGCAAGTTCGGCCACCCCGGCGAGGGTCCGGGCAAGGGAGCCAAACCCGCCTATCTCCAGCAGGCCATCGAGACGAGCCTGCGCCGCCTGGGCACGGACTACATCGATCTCTATCAGCTCCACATGCCGGATCCCGAAACACCCATCGCGGACACCCTGGGTGCCCTCGACGCGCTCGTGCGCGCGGGGAAGGTGCGGGAGATTGGCTGCTCGAACTTCTCGGCGGCCCAGTTGCGCGAGGCCGCCCAGGCCGTACGCCCCGGCGCGGCGCGCTTCGTGAGCGTGCAGAACGAATACAGCCTCCTGCACCGTGAGCCCGAGGCCGAGGTGCTCCCGGAGTCCGAGCGCGGCCAGCTCGCGTTCCTCCCCTACTTCCCGCTGGCCAGTGGACTGCTCACCGGCAAGTACCGCCCGGGACAAGCCCCTCCCGAGGGCAGCCGCCTGAGTGGAGGCGGGCTGGCCAATCGCTTCCTCACCGAGGCCAACATCGCCCGCGCCGAGGAGCTGCGCCGCCATGCCGAGTCGCGCGGGCATACGCTGCTGGATCTCGCCTTCTCCTGGTTGCTCGCGCGCGGGCCCGTCGTCGCCTCGGTGATCGCCGGGGCGACCTCGGCCGAACAGGTGCGCGCCAACGTGGCCGCGGCCGGCTGGCGGCTCGACGCGGCGGACCTCGCGAAGGTCGACGCCCTCACCAGGAGCACCTCCCGATGA